atatatatgtatggataTACTGTATAATTATATGTTGCAATGAAAGATCGATCAGCAGATCAAATTAACATTGGTTTTTATCAGAAAATCGATTATTTTAAACAAGCCCGAAACACAACTCATGATTCAGGCTTAGAAAAAGCCCACATCTTAATATTGTGATGAAACATCCTATTCTAATCTTTTACTGTTCTCAACTCTCCTTTTTCTTCCTTCCTAGGTTCTTATTGAAGCTGCAATGCCAAAATGATATGAAGAACAGGTTTTATAACTCTGTTGCTGCTTAATATAATCTATGACTAACGCTTTACCCCAACACTgtgccccatcagccccccccccccccccccccccccccccccccgctcactcccatccctccctctaccgcttcctcctcctgcttttaACCTCCACCCAAGGCGCATCTGAGCCCTGATCCAGGCCTGCAGCCccgcccagctcctcctcctcctcctcctgctcctcttgctcctcctcctggctgaaTTGATTAATACACCCCATGCTCTGCCTCCACTGGGCTTCAGCCCaatcccgctcctcctcccccttctcctcctcctccccctcctcctccccctcatccaggGTGTTGAGGTGAAGGTGCTCCATGCTGGCCCTCAGCTGGGCCTCAGGCCAGTCGGCCCCGGGGTCTGGCTGGGTCACTGCTCCCAGGAGCCTCCTGTACAGTCTTCTGAACTGGTCGTCCTGTACGATGTCCACTGGCTCCCTCTCCTGGAGCTGCCGGTGCACCAGCCTGCCCTGGTACAACCTGGACCAACCCGTCTGGGATCAATGAAGCACTGTCTTATCTTAAAAATACATTCGGTTGACCCCACCCGCGACTTTCTCTGTCACAAATTTTTATACGTTAACATTTCTCAGTATTTCACTGTTAAAATATCAGTCTTGTGATGTTGTCCTGTTATTTAAAGTTACTTCTGACTTTATATGATGGTCTCACTATGGAACAGTAATGTCTAGTTATGGTTTTGCAATGCAAACAGTACTGactaggtgatggtgttgccatggaaacagtACTCTCTGGgtgatggtgttgctatggaaacagtactgtcctggtgatggtgttgctatggaaacagtacTGTCTGGGTGTCTCACCAGGCGAAGTGGGGTTTAGGAAGGGGCTTGCAGAGCAGCAGGTTGAGCTGGGAGGCGTCCTTCAGGCAGGCCTGCCATTGGTTGAAGCTGTGAGCCACGACACCATCCAGAGGCTGAGAGAGGTGTTTGGTATCCCCCTGccagccttcacacacacagacacacacacacacacacacacacacacacacacacacacacacacacacacacacacacacacacacacacacacacacacacacacacacaggtggtgagtgtttgtttgtttagtttttaTGCTAAGCACCATATATGCTACCTACCTGTTGTCCCTCCTGACCGTCGGTTCACTTCTCCTTGGACCATGACCATCAGCAGAGCTTTGAGGAGCGTCGGCTCAGGGCTGGCCCTCCTCCACCAGTAGCGGGTCACAGCCACTGGGAGGCGCAGGTGAGCCCTAACTCCCTTCAGTGTCTCTTCCTCCACGCCCAGCGTCtccagacacacctgcagcctCACAGCGCGGTCTGCCTGGGAAGTGGGAACAAACTACATCCATTTAAAGGATAACCAAGAACTCTGAATTACGTTATAAAACTAAAATATTAATTTCACCAAGGTAGTGCTCAAAGAAGTTGGCAATATCGGTTGGAGTCAGAATTAGACGGATTTGATATGAATGAAGTGTTGCTATGACAAAAGAGACAGTCGATGATGATATACTGTCAGGTTTAAACttatccctaaccctaattaaGTTACCCAaaaataatcagtttgtaaatCTCCTGATATAACCTAGCTCTTGCATCGATTTAGCCTAGCCATATTCTTTGTTTGGAGATAACCATGACGACTGCCAGTGTCCTTCTATTATATAACTATGCTCTGTCTATCATCCAGCTAAAGGAGTCGGTAGGCCTACCTGGGGCGGAGAGACCAGACTCAGCGTCTGAGCGGCTCCTTGGACCAGCGGTTGCACCTTGACACCGATGAGCTCCAGACCGACCCGGtcccactcctccacctcaccccccctctgtcccaGCAGCAGCCCGTACATCACCTGCCGGATGGGCCGTGAGGTGAGGTTAGAGCTCTGCCGGTCGCTGCCCTCAACCTGGATTCGCAGGAATTTCCTTCTGTGCACAAGTATGTCATAGTCCAGTATGTTGGCCCCCAGGTCCCCTCTGGCCAGGGACACACGGACCCACTCAGGGACCCTGCTCCAGATCTCAGGAGGCAGCGGCGGAACAGTTCCCTCACTGAAAGACCTCCGCAGAGAGGAGCTGGGGAGTCGGTACTCTAGCATGGCGTTCTGCACCTCCGTCCGCATTTCCGTCCGCGCCTGTTGGCTAATGTTGGGTATGAGTGCCAACGCTGCTGTCAAGGTGTCTTCTGTTGTCCGGTCTGTCCTGGCTCCAAGCCAACTCAGGAGGCCCACCAGGCTAGCGGTTCTGAACTTCATTGTAGGACTTCCCGCTGGAACGTAACTGGCCCACTTAACATCTCTGAGGTTGACGTAGTCGTTCCCTGCCAAAGCGGCAAAGACGGGCAGCAGCTGGTGGTCGATTTTGTAAAGGTTACAGAAGCGGGACATGGTGTATCGCTTGCAGGAGATGTAACTCCTGGCCCCATTTGGTTTAACTGAGTCCCACTGGAATTGATCCAGGGGTAGAACCCCCCCTCGAAAGTTGTAGATGTATAAGTCAGTGTCTCCGGACAGCACCGGGCAGTACAAATCTCTGGCCAGGGCAGCCAGCTGGCCGTCAGCCTCTCCGAAGCACCTGACCAGCGGCACCTTCATGCTGTTCAGCGTCTCTTCGAACACTGTCGTGGTAAAGAGGGCATAAAAGCCCATTTTCTCACCCTTCAGAGCGTCAGGGATATTCTTGACACGTGTTCTTTGAAGGTCCATCCCCTGGTCTAGTTTGATGTCGCTGGGGCCCGAGCCTCCGTCAATCACAACTTTTGCTTTAATTTGACAGATGGCCAGAGCCTTGAAAAATGCCTGGACCTCCGCCTGGAAGGCCAGGTACTCCCCGCCGTGGTTCTGGTCCAGGTCGGCCTTGTTGTAGAGGATGTGGGCCAGGTTGATGCCGTCCACCACTAGCTTGCTGTCCCTGAAGTGGATGCCCTCGTAGATCTGTTTACCCTCCAGCAACGAGTACAAGCCCTTCACCCCCATGGTGACTGACAGGTCTAGCTCTAACTTCACCTATCTATGGTGACTGGACTAACCCAGAGAGGATTCCAGCTCCTTTatacaccacacacccacacacgcgcgcgcgcacgcatgcacgcgcgcacacccacacacacacacacacacccacacacaaacaggaactcACCTGCACTAGGAGTGGCTCCTTAGTTCTCTCTCGGTTTCACTTTCCTGACATCAGCATGATATGACATCATCAACTACATCAACTGTAATAACCTGGTCACATGTCACATGTCAAATCAAATTTACGTGGTCGTCCCTGAGCAATGAAGCGAGGACGAGCAGCAGGTGGTGGACGAGGCGGGGAGCCCCCCCTTCCCGCCCTGTCAGCCGGCCCCCTGGGGTGCCCCCCTGCCGTTCCCGGACACCGTGAGTTGAATGGAGAGccagcggggcgggggggggggatgcggcGCACCAATGGGAAGGCAGCGTTGGAGACGGCCGGGAGCGGACCAGGGACTACGGGAAGGCAAGGAGGATGTGTGAGCGATGTGGGGCTACGAACTGTAATACAACAACGTTATGATGCACGCTGTCTCCGTGACGACCGCACCATCCGGGGGTCCCAGTGCGTCCAG
Above is a genomic segment from Gadus morhua chromosome 6, gadMor3.0, whole genome shotgun sequence containing:
- the LOC115545751 gene encoding protein asteroid homolog 1-like, giving the protein MGVKGLYSLLEGKQIYEGIHFRDSKLVVDGINLAHILYNKADLDQNHGGEYLAFQAEVQAFFKALAICQIKAKVVIDGGSGPSDIKLDQGMDLQRTRVKNIPDALKGEKMGFYALFTTTVFEETLNSMKVPLVRCFGEADGQLAALARDLYCPVLSGDTDLYIYNFRGGVLPLDQFQWDSVKPNGARSYISCKRYTMSRFCNLYKIDHQLLPVFAALAGNDYVNLRDVKWASYVPAGSPTMKFRTASLVGLLSWLGARTDRTTEDTLTAALALIPNISQQARTEMRTEVQNAMLEYRLPSSSLRRSFSEGTVPPLPPEIWSRVPEWVRVSLARGDLGANILDYDILVHRRKFLRIQVEGSDRQSSNLTSRPIRQVMYGLLLGQRGGEVEEWDRVGLELIGVKVQPLVQGAAQTLSLVSPPQVGLPTPLAG